A stretch of Chloroflexota bacterium DNA encodes these proteins:
- a CDS encoding prolyl oligopeptidase family serine peptidase has translation MQMVARQSEEWEKELFSVGGLPGGGQLEIRMTVSANHPDPDVLRVARRVKPYNPASWYDEWTAVAQENEKLAATFEADECAVTAHEYYRRAADFYRRALVFMPESEPRMLPTYDKLRECFDKAWSLVPPPFERVQVPYEGQVLDGLFYPARGVAGGRAPVVYNYAGADGILLRGAEGEGGGAAQFLRRGMAFIDVDGPGHGGSLRLKKLYAPPDSERVAKAVIDYLVTRADVDPERIGIHGSSMGGYAAPRCATAEKRIKAVAVWSGAFNLRDDIFDYYPPIRERLRWLIGAENLADAREKIGAFSLEGRAKEIECPLCIGFSHDDRIMDPRGALRLYQEATSAEREMVDGVGHGTKRHDRRNYLADWMAKRLGAG, from the coding sequence ATGCAGATGGTCGCTCGCCAGAGCGAGGAATGGGAGAAGGAACTGTTTTCCGTCGGCGGGCTACCGGGCGGGGGACAGCTCGAGATCCGGATGACCGTGTCCGCGAACCATCCGGATCCGGACGTGCTGCGCGTGGCGCGGCGGGTCAAGCCATACAACCCAGCAAGCTGGTACGACGAATGGACGGCTGTGGCGCAGGAGAACGAGAAGCTGGCGGCCACGTTCGAAGCGGACGAGTGCGCGGTAACGGCGCACGAGTACTACCGGCGAGCGGCGGACTTCTACCGCCGGGCGCTGGTCTTCATGCCGGAGAGCGAGCCACGGATGCTTCCGACCTACGACAAGCTGCGGGAGTGCTTCGACAAAGCGTGGAGCCTGGTCCCTCCTCCGTTCGAGCGCGTGCAGGTCCCCTACGAGGGACAGGTCCTGGACGGGCTCTTCTACCCCGCGCGGGGAGTCGCCGGCGGCCGGGCGCCGGTCGTCTACAACTACGCCGGCGCGGATGGCATCTTGCTCCGGGGCGCTGAGGGGGAAGGCGGCGGCGCCGCGCAGTTCCTGCGCCGAGGCATGGCGTTTATCGACGTCGACGGGCCCGGCCATGGCGGCAGCCTGCGATTGAAGAAGCTCTATGCGCCGCCAGACAGCGAGCGCGTGGCGAAGGCGGTCATCGACTATCTCGTCACGCGCGCCGACGTCGATCCAGAGCGCATCGGGATCCATGGCTCCAGCATGGGCGGCTACGCCGCGCCGCGCTGCGCCACGGCCGAGAAGCGGATCAAAGCGGTCGCCGTGTGGAGCGGGGCCTTCAATCTGCGCGACGACATCTTCGACTACTATCCGCCGATTCGAGAGCGGCTGCGCTGGCTCATCGGCGCCGAGAACTTGGCCGATGCCCGGGAGAAGATCGGGGCGTTCTCGTTGGAAGGGCGCGCGAAGGAGATCGAGTGCCCGCTCTGCATCGGGTTCAGTCACGACGATCGGATCATGGACCCGCGCGGTGCGCTGCGCCTCTATCAGGAAGCGACGAGCGCCGAGCGCGAGATGGTGGACGGCGTGGGGCATGGGACCAAGCGCCACGACCGGCGGAACTACCTGGCCGACTGGATGGCGAAGCGACTGGGTGCAGGGTAA